The Streptococcus mitis genome has a segment encoding these proteins:
- a CDS encoding sugar ABC transporter permease — protein sequence MNNSIKLKRRLTQTLTYLYLVGLSIVIIYPLLITIMSAFKTGNVVAFKLDSNVDFSFANFQGLFSETLYGTWYLNTLIIALITMAVQTSIIVLAGYAYSRYNFLARKQSLVFFLIIQMVPTMAALTAFFVMALMLNALNHSWFLIFLYVGGGIPMNAWLMKGYFDTVPMSLDESAKLDGAGHFRRFWQIVLPLVRPMIAVQALWAFMGPFGDYILSSFLLREKEYFTVAVGLQTFVNNAKNMKIAYFSAGAILIALPICILFFFLQKNFVSGLTSGGDKG from the coding sequence ATGAATAACTCAATCAAACTCAAACGTAGACTGACTCAAACCCTTACTTATCTCTACTTAGTTGGCCTTTCAATCGTGATTATCTATCCACTGTTGATTACTATCATGTCAGCCTTCAAGACTGGTAACGTAGTAGCCTTTAAACTAGACAGCAACGTCGACTTTAGTTTTGCTAACTTCCAAGGGCTCTTCTCTGAAACCTTGTACGGTACTTGGTACCTCAACACTTTGATTATCGCCTTGATTACCATGGCTGTCCAAACAAGTATCATCGTACTTGCTGGTTATGCTTACAGCCGTTATAATTTCTTGGCTCGTAAACAAAGTTTGGTCTTCTTCTTGATTATCCAAATGGTGCCAACCATGGCCGCTTTGACAGCCTTCTTCGTTATGGCACTTATGTTGAACGCCCTTAACCACAGCTGGTTCCTCATCTTCCTTTATGTTGGTGGAGGTATCCCGATGAATGCTTGGTTGATGAAAGGTTACTTCGATACAGTCCCAATGTCTCTAGACGAATCCGCAAAACTAGACGGTGCAGGACACTTCCGCCGCTTCTGGCAAATTGTTCTTCCACTTGTTCGCCCAATGATTGCTGTGCAAGCTCTCTGGGCCTTCATGGGACCTTTCGGGGACTACATCCTCTCTAGTTTCTTGCTTCGTGAGAAAGAATACTTTACTGTTGCCGTTGGTCTCCAAACCTTCGTTAACAATGCGAAAAACATGAAGATTGCCTACTTCTCAGCAGGTGCTATCCTCATCGCCCTTCCAATCTGTATTCTCTTCTTCTTCCTACAAAAGAACTTTGTTTCAGGACTTACAAGTGGTGGCGACAAGGGATAA
- a CDS encoding extracellular solute-binding protein, with translation MSSKFMKSAAVLGTATLASLLLVACGSKTADKPADSGSSEAKEITLYVEDQYKAYAETVAKAYEKESGTKVNIKSGDQLGGLDKLSLDNQSGQAADVMMAPYDRVGSLGTDGQLSEVKLSDGAKTDDKTKSLVTAADGKVYGAPAVIESLVMYYNKDLVKEAPKTFADLENLAKDSKYAFAGEDGKTSAFLADWTNFYYAYGLLAGNGAYVFGDNGKNPKDIGLANEGAIAGINYAKSWYEKWPKGMQDGTAAGNLIQTQFQEGKTAAIIDGPWKAQAFKDAKVNYGVATIPTLPNGKDYAAFGGGKAWIIPSSTKNLEGAQKFVDFLVSTEQQKAFYDKTNEIPANTEARSYAEGKNDELTTAVIKQFKNAQPMPNISQMSAVWEPAANMLFDSVSGKKDAKTAANDAVTLIKETIKQKFGE, from the coding sequence ATGTCATCTAAATTCATGAAGAGCGCTGCTGTGCTTGGAACTGCTACACTTGCTAGCTTGCTTTTGGTAGCTTGCGGAAGCAAAACTGCTGATAAGCCTGCTGATTCTGGTTCATCTGAAGCGAAAGAAATCACTCTTTACGTCGAAGACCAATACAAAGCTTATGCTGAAACAGTTGCTAAAGCTTATGAAAAAGAATCAGGAACAAAAGTTAACATCAAATCTGGTGACCAACTTGGTGGTCTTGACAAACTTTCTCTTGACAACCAGTCAGGTCAAGCTGCTGACGTTATGATGGCTCCATACGACCGTGTAGGTAGCCTTGGTACTGACGGACAACTTTCAGAAGTTAAATTGAGCGACGGTGCTAAAACAGATGATAAAACTAAATCTCTTGTAACAGCTGCTGACGGTAAAGTTTACGGTGCTCCTGCCGTTATCGAGTCACTTGTTATGTACTACAACAAAGACTTGGTAAAAGAAGCTCCAAAAACTTTTGCTGACTTAGAAAACCTTGCTAAAGATAGCAAATATGCCTTCGCTGGAGAAGATGGAAAAACTTCTGCTTTCCTAGCTGACTGGACAAACTTCTACTACGCATACGGACTTCTTGCTGGTAACGGAGCTTATGTATTTGGCGATAACGGTAAAAATCCTAAAGACATCGGTCTTGCAAACGAAGGTGCTATCGCAGGTATCAACTACGCTAAATCTTGGTATGAAAAATGGCCTAAAGGTATGCAAGATGGTACAGCTGCTGGAAACTTAATCCAAACTCAATTCCAAGAAGGTAAAACAGCTGCTATCATTGATGGACCTTGGAAAGCTCAAGCCTTCAAAGATGCTAAAGTAAACTACGGTGTTGCTACTATCCCAACTCTTCCAAACGGAAAAGATTACGCAGCATTCGGTGGTGGTAAAGCTTGGATCATCCCATCAAGCACTAAGAACCTTGAAGGCGCACAAAAATTTGTAGACTTCCTTGTTTCAACTGAACAACAAAAAGCCTTCTACGATAAGACTAACGAAATCCCAGCTAACACTGAGGCTCGTTCATACGCTGAAGGTAAAAACGATGAGTTGACAACAGCTGTTATCAAACAGTTCAAGAACGCTCAACCAATGCCAAACATCTCTCAAATGTCTGCAGTTTGGGAACCAGCTGCTAACATGCTCTTTGACTCTGTAAGTGGTAAGAAAGATGCTAAAACAGCTGCTAACGATGCTGTAACATTGATCAAAGAAACAATCAAACAAAAATTTGGTGAATAA
- a CDS encoding carbohydrate ABC transporter permease translates to MEKQQPSKAALLSIIPGLGQIYNKQKAKGFIFLGVTLVFVLYFLALAAPELSNLITLGDKPGRDNSLFMLIRGAFHLIFVVVYVLFYFSNIKDAHTIAKRINNGIPVPLTLKDMIKGIYENGFPYLLIIPSYIAMTFAIIFPVIVTLMIAFTNYDFQHLPPNKLLDWVGLTNFTNIWSLSTFRSAFGAVLSWTIIWALAASTLQIVIGIFTAIIANQPFIKGKRIFGVIFLLPWAVPAFITILTFSNMFNDSVGAINTQVLPILAKFLPFLDGALIPWKTDPTWTKIALIMMQGWLGFPYIYVLTLGILQSIPNDLYEAAYIDGANAWQKFRNITFPMILAVAAPTLISQYTFNFNNFSIMYLFNAGGPGSVGGGAGSTDILISWIYRLTTGTSPQYSMAAAVTLIISIIVISISMIAFKKLHAFDMEDV, encoded by the coding sequence ATGGAAAAGCAACAACCTAGTAAAGCAGCCCTGCTGTCTATCATTCCTGGGTTAGGACAGATTTACAATAAGCAAAAAGCCAAAGGTTTTATCTTCCTTGGTGTAACCCTTGTCTTCGTCCTTTATTTCCTAGCACTTGCAGCCCCTGAATTGAGCAATCTCATCACTCTTGGTGACAAGCCAGGTCGTGATAATTCCCTCTTCATGCTGATTCGTGGTGCCTTCCATTTAATCTTTGTAGTCGTTTATGTACTCTTTTATTTCTCAAATATTAAAGATGCACATACTATCGCAAAACGTATTAACAATGGAATTCCAGTACCACTTACGCTAAAAGATATGATTAAAGGAATCTATGAAAATGGCTTCCCTTATCTCTTGATCATTCCATCTTATATTGCAATGACTTTTGCGATTATCTTCCCAGTTATCGTAACCTTGATGATCGCCTTTACCAACTATGACTTCCAACACTTGCCACCAAACAAATTGTTGGATTGGGTTGGTTTGACCAACTTTACGAACATCTGGAGTTTGAGTACCTTCCGTTCTGCCTTTGGTGCTGTTCTTTCTTGGACTATCATCTGGGCTTTGGCTGCCTCAACTTTACAAATCGTCATCGGTATCTTCACAGCCATCATTGCTAACCAACCATTTATCAAAGGAAAACGTATCTTTGGTGTTATTTTCCTTCTTCCTTGGGCTGTCCCAGCCTTCATCACTATCTTGACATTCTCAAACATGTTTAACGATAGTGTCGGAGCAATCAACACTCAAGTATTGCCAATCTTGGCTAAATTCCTTCCTTTCCTTGATGGTGCTCTTATTCCTTGGAAAACAGATCCAACTTGGACTAAGATAGCCTTGATTATGATGCAAGGTTGGCTTGGATTCCCATACATCTACGTTTTGACTTTGGGTATCTTGCAATCTATTCCTAACGACCTTTACGAAGCAGCTTATATTGACGGTGCCAATGCTTGGCAAAAATTCCGCAACATCACTTTCCCAATGATCTTGGCTGTTGCGGCACCTACTTTGATTAGCCAATACACCTTCAACTTTAACAACTTCTCTATCATGTATCTCTTTAATGCTGGAGGACCTGGTAGTGTCGGTGGTGGAGCTGGTTCAACCGATATCTTGATCTCATGGATCTACCGTTTGACAACAGGTACATCTCCTCAATACTCTATGGCGGCAGCTGTTACTTTGATTATCTCTATCATTGTCATCTCAATCTCTATGATCGCATTCAAGAAACTACACGCATTTGATATGGAGGACGTCTAA